A genomic stretch from Setaria italica strain Yugu1 chromosome VII, Setaria_italica_v2.0, whole genome shotgun sequence includes:
- the LOC111257828 gene encoding papain-like, translating into MTMATASASLVVALLFASLLAGTVFGDDIIPIIRIPLLERFHTWQAEYNRTYATPEEFQYRFKVYCENVKFIETMNRPGSSYELGENQFTDLTQEEFEDMYLMKLDEVASAPEVMGQLGTMNAGGMSGGGNTDEAPNYVDWRTKGAVTPVKD; encoded by the coding sequence ATGACCATGGCTACCGCCTCAGCTTCGCTAGTTGTCGCCCTACTGTTCGCCAGCCTCCTGGCAGGCACGGTGTTCGGTGATGATATCATACCCATCATCCGCATACCCTTGTTGGAGCGGTTCCATACCTGGCAGGCTGAATACAATCGCACCTATGCGACCCCAGAGGAATTCCAGTACCGCTTCAAGGTCTACTGCGAGAATGTCAAGTTCATCGAAACCATGAACCGGCCCGGGAGCTCATATGAGCTCGGCGAGAACCAGTTCACCGACCTCACCCAAGAGGAGTTCGAGGACATGTACCTCATGAAGCTCGACGAGGTGGCTTCAGCCCCAGAGGTCATGGGACAGCTCGGCACCATGAACGCGGGGGGCATGTCCGGCGGTGGCAACACCGACGAGGCCCCCAACTATGTGGACTGGAGGACCAAGGGAGCAGTGACGCCGGTCAAGGACTAG